The sequence below is a genomic window from Fibrobacter sp. UWB13.
CCAAAACCAAATTCAACCGCCTGCTTGAGACCGATGATGTTCTTGTCTTCGGCAAGAGCGATCAAAGTGTCCGGATGGACATAGCTGGAGGTACGGCCCGGAACGTTGTAAATAACAATCTTTGCACCCGTTTCGCTACTGAGTGTCTGGTAGTGCTTGAGGAGTCCTTCCTGCGGCGGATTGTTGTAGTAGCCAGTGACGCAGAGGACTGCCACCGGAGCAATCTTCAAAACGTTTTCGATCATCTCGATAGATTCGCGCGTGCAGTTGGAACCTGCGCCTGCAATCACAGGAACGCGACCGTCAACGTAGTCGAGCGTGAACTTAATGATATCCAAGTGCTGCTGCGGAGAAACCGTTGCACTCTGGCCCGTCGTCACGGCGGGGAGCACACCACTTGCACCAGCTGCAATAACATCGTCAATCATCTGCCCCATCTTCTTGTAGTCGATGGAGTTGCGAAGGTTCTTAGGATCGTCGTTCTTGAGCGGGGTGAACAACGCGGGGAAAACACCAGTAAGTTGAGAAGCGTTTGTAATTTGCATAGTAACCTAAATATAGTATTAGAAGAATGACAAAGAACAAAATACGAGCGAAAAATGTAGTGATTTTAAAGCCCTGTAAATCAAGAGATGTAGCTTGAAAAACGTCATTGCGAGGAGCGAAGCGACGCGGCAATCTAGTTAAGGTTGGTGGGGGGGGGGAAGAATCCCCCTGATTGCAGCCTTGCCCTCCTCGTCATCCTGAGCGCAAGCGAAGGATCCAGTTAATTTTTAACACAGGGCAAGTCTTCCATCACCCCTTCGAAACGGGGGCTCAGACGCCGCCCCCGTAACGCCCCGGCTTGATGTTGAGAATTTGTTTGAAATCATTTGGCGAAGACCGCCTTTTATCTGTGTTTAAATCATTTTACGCAAAAATCAAAAAAAATT
It includes:
- the dapA gene encoding 4-hydroxy-tetrahydrodipicolinate synthase, producing the protein MQITNASQLTGVFPALFTPLKNDDPKNLRNSIDYKKMGQMIDDVIAAGASGVLPAVTTGQSATVSPQQHLDIIKFTLDYVDGRVPVIAGAGSNCTRESIEMIENVLKIAPVAVLCVTGYYNNPPQEGLLKHYQTLSSETGAKIVIYNVPGRTSSYVHPDTLIALAEDKNIIGLKQAVEFGFGEKFHEDTMRVIKETKGKDFAVMSGEDGLFADLLEMGGTGIVSATGNIPEACKTFVDLYKAFQAGDKDKAHNLQKAARDYIDATFCRKNPIPLGTLFNSPLFQPLVSVKDTANGADAVARIMKLIDEKAQSLKKYHV